TAATTTGGATACGGCACCCGACCCGACTCGATGTGCTCGAGGTCCTCAAGCAGCAGCTCGTAGTGTTTCTTGACCTCTTCGGCGGTCTTCCCTCCGCCGACGGCTCGTGCCACATTCTGCCAGCGATCCGGGGTGTCTTTGTCGTACACCGCGAGAGCCCGCTCGAAGAGCTTGTTCTGCTGCGGAGTCCACGAGGAGGTCGAGCCACGTGAGAGCGATCCCGACGCCACGTTGCCGAGAGGATGACTCGAGAATGGAAGGAGGGAGGGGACTCCAGAATCGAATGGGAGATTGGAAGACGGGTGTGTGTgtgagtgtgtatatatatagtgtCAGCACTGTTTGCTGGAGGGCTGTTGTCGGCATGAGGAAACTGTTGCCAGGGTTATCTTTATAAGCAGcagcttgcttgagaaccacgagATGGAGCTTAAGAGCAAGGGACAAGGAACAAGGAGGGGAGAGCTTTGCTGCGTGCGAGGTAGGGACATCATCATCGACAACACAAGGCTCAAGGAGGAGAGAGGAAAGGTCCCtctctcatcttttttttttttggtctcccTATCTAAATGTAGACTTTCCAGCAATTTAAGCTCTATAAATTCCTTTGTGAGCACTTAATTATTCATATTTCATGATCTGTTGTAGCATGCCCTGGAGCTCTTGAGAGTCTGCTTCCCCGAGACGTTATGCTCGATGACTAATATTTTTGTTTGTCCTGTCCCGTAGATGGGTGGTTTtcataattaataattaaattaatgtaTATGGCAACTCAAGAGAGATCAGTTGCATTCAAGAAATAATGATTCTTATTATACCTTCCCGAGGAGGAGGGTACGTCAGGGGCATGATTCCCTTTGCCATGTCTTTATATGATTCTACTAATCTTGATTACGTCGATGGATCCTGCACAACTTGCGTAAAAAAGCAGTAGCGTTGTCGCGACCTCATCCCGTTTCCTTTTTGCAGTCGTAAAAGATGTGGTTCGGGATCGAGATGATCGCGTAGCCTACCCCGTTTCTTCTATCTTCTCctctgttttattattattattatttttcgctTTATGGAACGATTTGATAGTCTTCCCTTTACCGTGGGAAGTCCTTCCGCATGAATGGACGTAAGTGGACTCAACTCTCACTGACGAAAGCTGTCCTACGTCCTATTCTTCTTCCAAAGGAAGGATATCGACGTCCAAAGAGCTGCCTGCCCACCTCGGCTCAATTTTTGTGGTCACACCAACTTCACGATCCCAAGCCAGCTTTGGCTGCTCTCTTCTACTTTTAGATCAATGTTCTTGAAGGGATTAGTGGTCTAATAACTCCCCTAAAGAACTAACTTACGATTTGTGGGGAGAGGGAAACATTTGCTGCGTGTTACACAGATCAACTGGGAAGTAAAGAAGGCTGTGCTACTGTAGATAGTAGCACTATCTACAGTGCTACAATCAGTATCATAGAATGCAGTGCATCGACATGCGATTGTTGGTCGATTCaagagataaaaaacacttgattgAACAGTCGTAGACAAGTATAATACCATGAATGCACGAACAAAAAATGTGTCGGAAAATGGTCGCACACGCACTTCGACTGTCATTTCAAGAACTTAGTGAATGAATACTACCATGAATCACAGGAGCGATCATTTCCGCGAGGCTCTTCAAATGATATGGATTATTAGGTTGCTTGGTCAGCGGAGAGAGGAAAGATTTGGCCACGCTGCGTATGTTCTTGGAGCAGCGGCGAGAATGAATTGCTTCCAGTGTAATGACTGACAAAAGCATGTGTGAAATGACTGACAACGATGAAGACGAGAATGAATCACTTCCGCCTCTGAGATCTCAAAGTCCACAAACCCCAGCCGCCAAAGATACACCAACCATCGAGTAACCAAGTACTCGGATAAAACAGAGAAATATCGATTCATTCACATGCTGGCTTAGTGTCAAAGGTGGTCAAGCAGATTGCGAATGCCTGAAACGCAGAGAGTGGATATCGATAATCCATAGTGAAGATGTCCTTTCCTATCTTACCGAATTGGAGGATAACCTTCTCTTGCTCTGCCAGAGACACCCCAAAGGAAGGATCTACGGCCGCCACAAGCTGAAAGTTCTTGACGGAAGCCACAGTGACTCGTCCCTTGAAGTCCAAGCACCAGCATTGGAGCTGCTCGTGCCACCTCGGGGATTTGTTCTTGAGAATCAGCGGGACCGAACCGGTGGGACCGTCGGAAGGAAAACCCCTTGCTGATTCCTCGTCTTCTGCGGCTGGTAAGCTCGAGAGGGGTTGTTGCCGTTCGTCGACGGATTGGAGAAAGCTGGTGGGTGCCGGGACACCCCCCCGGCCTTCCCGGAGGGAGGAGGCTGGAATCGAGTGCATGGTGCATTGTATTCTTCTGGGCCCTCGGGTTCGAAGGACATTAAATTCGTAGGAGACGGTAGCAACGTCGTAATTTCCAGCTGGATGTCTCGAGGACACTTGCTTGGAAGGGGCCCTTGGATTTGACGGAATGCTCGAAGAAGAAACAGGGGCATCATGAGGACACTGGCTATCGTAAACCATGAACTTGGTCCCCAAGAAATTTGACCTGGTTAAGATCCAAAAGACGATGGATCAGAGAATCAACAAAGCAAAAGGAACACAGATAAGAGAGAGTCAACAAGCGGCTGAGATCACTTGCCTCACTCTTCCGATGTAGGCGTTACTAGCTCGAGAGAAATTATCGGAGGCCAGCGAGATGACAAAATCGGTGCTAGTTGCACGTCTGGTCTTGTGGGCTGCAAGCAAAAGCTTGTCCTTCTGGCTCTGCAGCGCTATCATCATCACGGAACGTAACCAGCGAGCGTCAGTAATGGAACAGATTGGCAGCACCGAATCCCAAGCgacaaaataaaaatctaattcgTCTCATCGGCAGCTACCGATAGAAGGAACTAACAAAGAAATTGCTCCAGTCGTCAGAAAGTGACTGTAAAACCAGGGTTTGTATCAAATCACAGCAACGTTGCTGATGTCTATGGCTACGGAGAACAAATGATGCGACACCAATTATGCACTAGTGTTTGAAAACTAGGAATAGATTGGATCGGTGCAAGGAAGGTCTCTCTGAGGACATCAACTTGGTTCAGACTTCAGACAATCATTAAAGCAAGCAAAGGAGCGATGCAAGGGAATTGCTTACATGGGGTCAGACCCAGGTACAAACGGAAGGTGGATGTCGTTCTCTCCCTCCTCACGAAGCACTGAATCGGATGATCTCGTGGTCCGGGCTGATTTTGAACACACAACCCACAGATCGATTAAGAAGATGATCAGTAAGTAATAAAAAATTTGCAGTGGACTGTTGCAAATCCAATTCGAGCTCCGAATCTAAAAGCGTCGAGGCAATCAGACAAGGCCAACCTGCTTGAGAGAAAGAGGAAAGGTGATCCGGCCACATTGCTCCGGTGACTTGACCACCTCTTTTGTGATGCCACGCCACCAGCGGCACACGGCCGCGCACGCCAGCACATGCCTCCTCGCCGGCCACGATGCCTCGCTTGCCTCCACCCTGCGGATGACATCAAACAGCAGTTCCGGCGGCAGGTTCACCCATCTACCCTCCGGGGCACCTTCGCGACCGTGCCCCATCGTTATCGCTCCTCCGCCGCCTTCGCCTTCTCCCCCGATCCCATCCGGCATCTCCTTGAGCTCACGGACGAGACTCTTTAACGGCATTTCCACCACCCTCCCCTTCTTTCCAGATCCGGGAGTCGCGGGATTCGTATAAACAAGAGAAATTGAGCGGGCGAACCTCGGATCGATCAGATCGATGAGGAAAAGGGGAATTCTTGGCTTTTGAGTCTCACTTCTTCTGGCTATGCATCAGGGCGGACGACGGATATCCCCTTCGAGGCCTTTCCCCCTTGTAATTCGTGTCTCTTCCTTCCCTCGAAAGAAATTTGATCTCTTCCGAAGCAAAatcctttatattttttttttatttcatccgATCAAGAAGCTAAGTTGGCTCATCGAAGGGGCAAAAGAACCTCTTTTTTGCGTTGCGCTCACATCCCACGGAAACACAAAAAACAAAGGTGGCGCTCAGCTCCCACCTTTACCGTCTGTCACATGCATGGCACGTATCCGATCCACGATTGCTGCCGGTGTCGGTCGATGGACGTTGCCTCTTTCGAGCGCCCGAAgagaccaaccaaccaaccatttTCAAGTTGAGATGCAAAGCTAgtgattttggcatttatcacttcccttgaattcaagatttggTTGGTTATCATCTAAATTAGAAACTTGCAAACACGCCCTGTAGTTAGTTAATCTTCGTTTATAATGACACCGTTTAGAAATATAAATGTTATGTTATTTTGCTAAAATAAAATCGAGGTAACTaatttgtatgtatatacatacaacaATCAATCCATGGAAATGGAAACTTAGCGCGAATCTACAGATATCGGGcgtaaagatgatgatgatggaacaTCCACccgtttttctcttttttaatttgtgcataaaaaaataataatccctTCGAATACCAAACAAATTGTGTTACAGCTGCTCCTATCATGGAAGGAATAGGAATAGATAGCTAGCTGATCAAGCTATTCCATGGATGTCAAGAAGTCCCAACCATCATGATTCATTCATGTGGGGATAACACATGACGCATACAGGAGAGGCCCATCCCATGCCCTTTATCCTATTAAGATCAACCGGGGAAGAAGCCAGCCACATCCACCGGTTCAAAACAAAAAGCCTGGCATCTCGCACCTCCTTTGTGGAGCCCACAACCATGTTCCTGTTAACTAATAGTTGGCCAATCCTTGGAGTTGGTCCCTGGTCTTTGTTGTGTCCTAAGAACAACATGAAGTTTCTCAGATTGAGACATTCAGCAAGCAAGGATCTGTGTGCGTCTTGCTAACCAAGTTTAGTTGCACGACAATCAATTCCACCTTGAAAACCAAAAAGCAATGTAGGTAAACAAATACGTCTTTATTTGAGTGTTGGCTGAAGAGATttgtacacaaaaaaaaaaaggaagaaagccAAAGCCAGAACAGCAAGGAGGCAACTAATGAACAAGGAGGTAACAACAGTACCAACCTATTAAagtggaagagaaaaaaaaaaaaaaaatgtattcacACACAAATAACTGTTCCTAGCAAATACAGTAGTAATTCCGAGCGAGCGATAATGGCAATATCTGAATGCCCTCCTTAACCCACACCAGTGATCAATCCTTTgatatgctgctgctgcttccagGACTCTTTTTAGCTCCATATCTCTGATTCACAACCGATGACACCAAATTTAATTGAAAATTTGACAGAAATAAGATGTTCACAAAAGAACATGAACATAGACAGAAACATGCGTCTCAAATAACACAACTTCACAACATTTAAAGCCATAGCAGATTGCATAAAAGGGATGCATCCAAATGGCCCTCCGACAAAACACAAAAGTGTTTTTCACCCTACATCGGTAGCCAAATGTTTATTAGTACTTCCATGACATGGCACCAGATGTTTTAGAGCTGGGTGGCCTTTGTGTGTTTTGACACCCAATCATTCAAATTTCATAATGAAGTACCATCCAAACTACCAAAAGGATAGCCAAGCGATACAGCATGAAGTAATTATGGTACTCACCTTCTTCCCTATATTGAAAGGCACATACTTGTACTTGATCATGTGTACAATTTGGCGCTTCATTGTCAGGAAGAAAAGAACAATCCAGTAGCACAGTAGTATTGGCCAAAAGACAGGAACATCAAACATGGAAAAGAAAGTCATCACAAATGCAACACAGAAAGCTTTCGTTATGgaatacctgaaaaaaaaaaaaaaaaacatgtaataTGAAGGAATTAGGTTCTCAAACTCAAGAAATCCTAGACAACTTAacaaacaaaagagaaggaaaaatagaaaagatCAACCAGTTCAGAATCACCGAGAGTTCAaggttaaataataataatatctaatTGACAGCAGCAACAACCGATCATTCTTTTGTCACTACCCTATGGTTGCATGTCGACACATGCATGCATCACCATTTTATCTTGCACACAAGCAAACTagacaaaataatttaaaattcctTGCCAAAACAAATAACTAAGCATAGCTTCCCGTATGAGTAGCATTCACGTTTTTGGCTTCAACATGCACGGGTTTGAAGAACTAAAAGCTAAATCAAGCAATTTCCAGACATTCCACTTTATATTCATAGATACTTTGTGTCAATATAAACAATGTTaaacatataatataataaagTAAAACATTTCTACCCCCACAACGTTCAGAAACTTTTGGTGGCAAAAGTACATACTCTGCTAAAGTAATCTAATAGTGCTCAACAAGCCAACGTTCCAACAGCAAGGATGAAGTTTTAATATTAGCACTGAACCTAGAGGTTAGAACCAGAGTAAATGAACCGAATCAAGTTGTCGGATCAGAAACAGTTGGGAGTTGGCTTAG
This Musa acuminata AAA Group cultivar baxijiao chromosome BXJ1-2, Cavendish_Baxijiao_AAA, whole genome shotgun sequence DNA region includes the following protein-coding sequences:
- the LOC135612183 gene encoding protein RADIALIS-like 3 — translated: HYIYTHSHTHPSSNLPFDSGVPSLLPFSSHPLGNVASGSLSRGSTSSWTPQQNKLFERALAVYDKDTPDRWQNVARAVGGGKTAEEVKKHYELLLEDLEHIESGRVPYPNYKSSGSRDGGADEEQR
- the LOC103976637 gene encoding tubby-like F-box protein 5; the encoded protein is MPLKSLVRELKEMPDGIGGEGEGGGGAITMGHGREGAPEGRWVNLPPELLFDVIRRVEASEASWPARRHVLACAAVCRWWRGITKEVVKSPEQCGRITFPLSLKQPGPRDHPIQCFVRRERTTSTFRLYLGLTPSLQSQKDKLLLAAHKTRRATSTDFVISLASDNFSRASNAYIGRVRSNFLGTKFMVYDSQCPHDAPVSSSSIPSNPRAPSKQVSSRHPAGNYDVATVSYEFNVLRTRGPRRIQCTMHSIPASSLREGRGGVPAPTSFLQSVDERQQPLSSLPAAEDEESARGFPSDGPTGSVPLILKNKSPRWHEQLQCWCLDFKGRVTVASVKNFQLVAAVDPSFGVSLAEQEKVILQFGKIGKDIFTMDYRYPLSAFQAFAICLTTFDTKPACE